A stretch of DNA from Nocardioides sp. Arc9.136:
CTCGGCTGAGCGCCGAGGGCGCCGGTAGGGTCGAGGGCATGCCGGTCGACCCCTCCCTCGTGGGCAGGACCTTCCCGCCCACGCGGCCCTACACCGTCTCCGAGGAGAAGGTGCGCGAGCTCGCCGCGACCACCGGCGCCGTCTGGGACGGCGGTCCGGTGCCCCCGACGTTCCCGATCGTGCTGGCCTTCGAGGCGATGAACGCCTTCCTCGACTCCGAGGGCATCGAGCTGTCGCGGATCGTCCACGGCGACCAGAAGTTCCGCTACGAGCGGCCGGTCCGCGTCGGCGACGTGCTGACCGCCGCGCTCACCGTCGCCAGCGTCCGCTCGATCGGCGGCAACGAGATCATCGGCACCACCAGCGAGGTCGTCGACGCCGACGGGGCGCTGGTCTGCGCGACCAGCGCGACCCTCGTCCACCGGGGCGTCGCATGACCCTCGAGGCGGGCACCGAGCTCGCGACCCAGCGGTACGTCGTCCGCCGCGCCGACCTGGTGCGCTACGCCGGCGCCTCGGGTGACCTCAACCCGATCCACTGGTCCGACCGGGTCGCGACCGCGGTGGGACTGCCCGGCGTGATCGCGCACGGGATGTACACCCTCGCCCTCGCCGCGCGGGCCGTCGCGACCTGGACCGACGACGCCGAGGTCGTCGAGCTGGGCGCGAAGTTCACCAACCCCGTCGTCGTCCCCGACGACGACACCGGCGTCGAGATCGAGGTCGCCGGCACGGTCTCCTCGGTCGAGGACGGCCGCGTCGCCATCGCCCTGGTCGTCACCTCCGGCGGCCAGAAGGTGCTGGGCATGCCGAAGGCCGTCGTCCGTGCCTGACCTGCTCCGCGACCACACCACGCTCCGGCTCGGTGGTCCCGCGGCCGAGCTCGTCGTCGCGACCTCCGAGGAGGAGCTCCTCGCCGCGCTGGACACCGACCGGCCCGTGCTGGTCCTCGGCGGCGGCAGCAACCTCGTGGTCGCCGACGAGGGCTTCGACGGCCGCGTCGTCAAGGTCGCCACGACCGGCATCAGCGCCGACGTCGAGGACGACGACCCGACCTGCGGCGGCGTGCTCGTCACCGTGGCGGCGGGGGAGTCCTGGGACCACCTGGTCGAGGTCGCGGTGGAGCGGGGCTGGGTCGGTGTCGAGGCGATGTCGGGCATCCCGGGCTCGGTCGGGGCCACCCCGGTCCAGAACGTCGGCGCCTACGGGCAGGAGGTCTCCCAGACCATCGCGTCGGTGCGCGTCTGGGACCGCGTCCTGCGGGGCGTGCGCACCTTCGCCAACGCCGACTGCGGGTTCGGCTACCGGCACTCCCGCTTCAAGGCCGACCCGGGCCGCCACGTCGTCCTCTCGGTGACCTTCCAGCTGCGTCAGGGCACCCTCGGCGCGCCCGTGCAGTACGCCGAGCTGGCCCGCGCCCTCGGCGTCGAGCTGGGCCGGCGCGCGCCGCTGCGCGAGGTCCGCGAGGCCGTCCTCGCGCTGCGCGGTGGCAAGGGGATGGTCCTCGACGACGCCGACCCCGACACCTGGAGCGCCGGGTCGTTCTTCACCAACCCCGTCGTCCCCGCGGACCGGGTGCCCGACGGTGCGCCGGCGTGGCCCGCCGGCGACGGCCTGGTGAAGACCTCCGCCGCCTGGCTCATCGACCACGCCGGCTTCGGCAAGGGGTACGGCGCCGGCCGGGTGTCGCTGTCGACCAAGCACGCCCTCGCGCTGACCAACCGCGGCGGCGCCACCACCGCCGAGCTGCTCGACCTGGCCCGCGAGGTGCGCGACGGCGTCGAGGCGGCGTACGGCATCCGGCTGGTCAACGAGCCGGTGCTCGTCGGCTGCGAGCTCTAGCCGCGCTCCGGCGGTCGAATCGGCAGGGAAGCGTCAACATCCCAAGTAAACGTGGGATCTCCACGCTCCGCGGGTGTTGCAAAGGCCGCGAAGCGTCAACATCCCAGGTTCACTTGGGATGTTGCGCCAGCCACTCCTCGACCCCCGCCAGCCCGGCGGCGACGACGTCCGAGGGTGCGCGGGAGGCACGGAACGACATCCGGGCGAGCTCGGCGAGAGTGGTGTCCGGGAGGTCGTGGGCGGCGCGCATGGTGGCGTACTGCCCGGCGAGGCGGGAGCCGAACAGCAGCGGGTCGTCGGCGCCCAGCGCGACGGTCGCGCCGGCGGCGAGCAGCGTGGGCAGCGGCACGGAGGTGAGGTCGGAGTAGACGCCGAGGGCGACGTTGGAGACCGGGCAGACCTCGAGCGCGACGCCGGCCTCGACGATCCGCTCCAGGAGCGCCGGGTCCTCGGCCGAGCGCACGCCGTGGCCCAGCCGGTCCGCGTGCAGGGCGTCCAGGCAGACCCGCACGTGCTCGGGCCCGCGCAGCTCGCCGCCGTGGGGGACGAGCGCCAGGCCCGCCTGCTCGGCGATCCCGAACGCGCGCTCGAAGTCGGCGGTGGTGCCGCGCCGCTCGTCGTTGGAGAGGCCGAAGCCGACCACGCCACGGCCGGCGTACTGCGCCGCCAGCCGGGCCAGGGTGCGCGCGTCGAGCGGGTGCCGGGTGCGGTTGGCCGCGACGACCAGGGCGATGCCCAGGCCGGTGCTGCGCGAGGCGTCCGCCACGGCGTCGAGCACGAGGTCGGTGAACGCCGTGATCCCGCCGAACCGCGCGGCGTACCCGCTGGGGTCGACCTGGATCTCCAGCCAGCGGCCGCCGTCGCCGACGTCGTCCTCGGCCGCCTCCCGTACCAGCCGGCGCACGTCGTCCTCGGTGCGGAGCACCGACCGGGCGACGTCGTAGAGCCGCTGGAACCGGAACCAGCCCTTCTCGTCGGCCGCGCTCAGCTGCGGCGGCCAGTCCGCGACCAGCTGGTCGGGCAGCCGGATCCCGTCGCGCTCGGCGAGCTCGAGCAACGTCGAGTGCCGCATCGAGCCGGTGAAGTGCAGGTGCAGGTGCGCCTTGGGCAGCCCGCGGAGGTCGCGCGGACCCGCGGGCTGCTCGGCGGGAGGGATCAAGCGAAGAGCTTCTGCAGCCGGGAGACGCCCTCGACCAGGTCGTCGTCGCCCAGGGCGTAGGAGAGCCGCAGGTAGCCCGGGGACCCGAAGGCCTCGCCCGGCACGACCGCAACCTCGGCCTTCTCCAGGATGTACTCGGCCAGGTCGACGGAGGTGTCGATGACCTTCCCGTCGTACTCCTTGCCGAGCAGGCCCTTGACCGAGGGGTAGGCGTAGAACGCGCCGGTCGGCGTCGGGCAGACGACGCCGTCGATCTCGTTGAGCATCGAGACGATCGTCCTCCGCCGGCGGTCGAAGGCCTTCTTCATCTCCTCCACGGCGGCGAGGTCGCCCTCGACGGCGGCGAGCGCCGCGCGCTGGGAGACGTTGGCGACGTTGGAGGTGGCGTGGGACTGCAGGTTCCCGGCGGCCTTGACCAGGTCGGTCGGCGCGATGATCCAGCCGACCCGCCAGCCGGTCATCGCGTAGGTCTTCGCGACGCCGTTCACGATCACGGTGTTGTCGGCGAGGAAGGGGCACAGCACCGGCAGCGAGCCGGTCTCGACACCGTCGTAGACGAGGTGCTCGTAGATCTCGTCGGTGAGCACCCAGAGGCCGTTGTCCTCGACCCACCGGCCGATCGCGCGGATCTCGTCGGCGGTGTAGACCGCACCGGTCGGGTTGGACGGGGAGACGAACAGCAGCACCTTGGTCTTCTCGGTGCGCGCCGCCTCGAGCTGCTCGACGGTGACCTTGTAGTCCTGGGTCTCGTCGGCCAGGACCTCGACGGGCACGCCGCCGGCCAGCTGGATCGACTCGGGGTAGGTGGTCCAGTACGGCGCCGGCACGATGACCTCGTCGCCCGGGTCGAGCATCGCGGCGAAGGCCTCGTAGATCGCCTGCTTCCCGCCGTTGGTGACCAGCACCTGCGCGGGGTCGACGTCGAGGCCGCTGTCGCGCTTGGTCTTCGCGGCGATCGCCTTCTTCAGCTCCGGCAGGCCGCCGGCGGGGGTGTAGCGGTGGTTCTTGGGGTCCCGGCACGCCTCGACCGCCGCCTCGACGATGTAGTCGGGGGTGGGGAAGTCCGGCTCGCCGGCGCCGAAGCCGATGACCGGCCGGCCCTCGGCCTTGAGCGCCTTGGCCTTCGCGTCGACCTTCAGCGTCGCCGACTCGGCGATCGCGCCGATGCGGCGGGAGACGCGCCGCTCGCGCGGGCTGGTGGTCACGGGCTGTCCGGGCTGGGAGCTCATGGGCCCATCGTAGGGGCGCGGTGCCCACCCGCTCCCGGGGGTTTCGAGGGGCGTTTGGACTCGGCCTCGGTGTTCCCCGTAGACTCCATGACTGGTGGCTTCCGCTCCATGCCTTGGCATGCCCGGAAGCTCCACCGGAGGGCACTAGCTCAACTGGCAGAGCATCGGTCTCCAAAACCGAAGGTTGGGGGTTCAAGTCCCTCGTGCCCTGCAGATCAGCAGCACCACAAGAGATCGGAAGAGGTGACCGGCGTGTCGGACGGCAACGCGGTCCGTGGGACCCGAGAGGGCAAGGCTGACAAGCCGCGCACGGGGCCGGCGACCTTCTACCGCCAGGTCGTCGCCGAGCTGCGCAAGGTCGTCTACCCGACCCAGGAGCAGCTGGTCACGTACTTCTTCGTGGTCCTGGTCTTCGTCCTCGTGCTGATGGCGATCGTCTCGCTCCTGGACCTCGGCTTCGGCCAGCTGGCGTTCGAGGTCTTCGCGGGGAACAGCGACCAGTGACCCCGGCCCGGCGCTGCCGGACCAGATCACGACCCACCTGACGAACCAACTGATGGAGCACCACGTGTCGGAGCAGTACGACGAGACCGAGGCGACCCCGACGGCGGACGAGCCGTCGCTGGAGGACGTCTTCGGCCAGCCCGACGAGGGCTCCGAGATCGAGCTCGACCCGGCGCTGGACACCGAGGTCACCGACGAGGACACCGACGAGGCGATGGGTGTCGACCTCGACCTGCCCTCCGCCGACGAGGTCGACGCGGACCACGCCCTCGAGGCCGCCGACGACGACGCCCCGGCCGACGCGTCCGACGAGGAGGCCGCCGACGAGGAGGTCTCCGACGACGCCGAGGACGAGGACCCGCTCGAGGCGTTCCGCCGCGAGCTGTGGGCCAAGCCCGGTGACTGGTTCGTCGTGCACACCTACTCCGGCATGGAGAACCGGGTGAAGTCGAACCTGGAGAACCGCATCATCTCCCTCAACATGGAGGACTACATCCACGAGATCGTGGTCCCCACCGAGGAGGTCGCGGAGATCAAGAACGGCCAGCGCAAGATGGTCAAGCGGACCGTCCTGCCCGGTTACGTCCTCGTCCGCATGGACCTGACCGACGAGTCGTGGGCCGCCGTGCGCCACACGCCGTCGGTGACCGGCTTCGTCGGCCACAGCCACCAGCCGGTGCCGCTGAGCATGAGCGAGGTCGAGAACATGCTGGCCCCCGCCGTCGTCGCCCGCGCCGAGGCCGAGGCGGCCGCCGCCGGCACCGCGGCCCCCGCGACCGGCAGCGCCACCACCGCGAAGAAGCCCGTCGAGGTCGCCGACTTCGACGTCGCCGACTCGGTCATGGTGGTCGACGGCCCGTTCGCCACCCTGCACGCGACGATCACCGAGATCAACGCCGAGTCCCAGCGGGTCAAGGCGCTCGTGGAGATCTTCGGCCGCGAGACCCCGGTCGAGCTGTCGTTCTCCCAGATCCAGCGCGTCTGAGGACCGGCCCGGTCACGGGCCACGGATTTCACACACCACGCCGCGCCGCGCAGAATGGTGCGGTTGCTCGAGCAACAGCAGGTGGCAGAGGGCGACGTACGCCCTCGTCATGACCACGGAAGAGAAAGAGACAGAGCATGCCTCCGAA
This window harbors:
- a CDS encoding MaoC family dehydratase N-terminal domain-containing protein; translated protein: MPVDPSLVGRTFPPTRPYTVSEEKVRELAATTGAVWDGGPVPPTFPIVLAFEAMNAFLDSEGIELSRIVHGDQKFRYERPVRVGDVLTAALTVASVRSIGGNEIIGTTSEVVDADGALVCATSATLVHRGVA
- a CDS encoding MaoC/PaaZ C-terminal domain-containing protein, which gives rise to MTLEAGTELATQRYVVRRADLVRYAGASGDLNPIHWSDRVATAVGLPGVIAHGMYTLALAARAVATWTDDAEVVELGAKFTNPVVVPDDDTGVEIEVAGTVSSVEDGRVAIALVVTSGGQKVLGMPKAVVRA
- a CDS encoding UDP-N-acetylmuramate dehydrogenase, whose amino-acid sequence is MPDLLRDHTTLRLGGPAAELVVATSEEELLAALDTDRPVLVLGGGSNLVVADEGFDGRVVKVATTGISADVEDDDPTCGGVLVTVAAGESWDHLVEVAVERGWVGVEAMSGIPGSVGATPVQNVGAYGQEVSQTIASVRVWDRVLRGVRTFANADCGFGYRHSRFKADPGRHVVLSVTFQLRQGTLGAPVQYAELARALGVELGRRAPLREVREAVLALRGGKGMVLDDADPDTWSAGSFFTNPVVPADRVPDGAPAWPAGDGLVKTSAAWLIDHAGFGKGYGAGRVSLSTKHALALTNRGGATTAELLDLAREVRDGVEAAYGIRLVNEPVLVGCEL
- a CDS encoding adenosine deaminase, whose product is MIPPAEQPAGPRDLRGLPKAHLHLHFTGSMRHSTLLELAERDGIRLPDQLVADWPPQLSAADEKGWFRFQRLYDVARSVLRTEDDVRRLVREAAEDDVGDGGRWLEIQVDPSGYAARFGGITAFTDLVLDAVADASRSTGLGIALVVAANRTRHPLDARTLARLAAQYAGRGVVGFGLSNDERRGTTADFERAFGIAEQAGLALVPHGGELRGPEHVRVCLDALHADRLGHGVRSAEDPALLERIVEAGVALEVCPVSNVALGVYSDLTSVPLPTLLAAGATVALGADDPLLFGSRLAGQYATMRAAHDLPDTTLAELARMSFRASRAPSDVVAAGLAGVEEWLAQHPK
- a CDS encoding pyridoxal phosphate-dependent aminotransferase; translation: MSSQPGQPVTTSPRERRVSRRIGAIAESATLKVDAKAKALKAEGRPVIGFGAGEPDFPTPDYIVEAAVEACRDPKNHRYTPAGGLPELKKAIAAKTKRDSGLDVDPAQVLVTNGGKQAIYEAFAAMLDPGDEVIVPAPYWTTYPESIQLAGGVPVEVLADETQDYKVTVEQLEAARTEKTKVLLFVSPSNPTGAVYTADEIRAIGRWVEDNGLWVLTDEIYEHLVYDGVETGSLPVLCPFLADNTVIVNGVAKTYAMTGWRVGWIIAPTDLVKAAGNLQSHATSNVANVSQRAALAAVEGDLAAVEEMKKAFDRRRRTIVSMLNEIDGVVCPTPTGAFYAYPSVKGLLGKEYDGKVIDTSVDLAEYILEKAEVAVVPGEAFGSPGYLRLSYALGDDDLVEGVSRLQKLFA
- the secE gene encoding preprotein translocase subunit SecE, coding for MSDGNAVRGTREGKADKPRTGPATFYRQVVAELRKVVYPTQEQLVTYFFVVLVFVLVLMAIVSLLDLGFGQLAFEVFAGNSDQ
- the nusG gene encoding transcription termination/antitermination protein NusG, giving the protein MEHHVSEQYDETEATPTADEPSLEDVFGQPDEGSEIELDPALDTEVTDEDTDEAMGVDLDLPSADEVDADHALEAADDDAPADASDEEAADEEVSDDAEDEDPLEAFRRELWAKPGDWFVVHTYSGMENRVKSNLENRIISLNMEDYIHEIVVPTEEVAEIKNGQRKMVKRTVLPGYVLVRMDLTDESWAAVRHTPSVTGFVGHSHQPVPLSMSEVENMLAPAVVARAEAEAAAAGTAAPATGSATTAKKPVEVADFDVADSVMVVDGPFATLHATITEINAESQRVKALVEIFGRETPVELSFSQIQRV